The following coding sequences are from one Stegostoma tigrinum isolate sSteTig4 chromosome 11, sSteTig4.hap1, whole genome shotgun sequence window:
- the LOC132210122 gene encoding ral guanine nucleotide dissociation stimulator-like 1, translating into MILVTNQDRVSEVLNKAMTALKFEPERPQQFDLAQIIESNKVLILPADAILYYAMNKKVNHDFILRFTERRSSCLCKF; encoded by the exons atgattttg gtgactaatcaagatcgtgtatctgaagttctcaacaaagccatgaccgcgctcaaatttgaacccgagcgTCCTCAGCAATTTGAtctagcacagatcattgaatcaaataaag tgctcatacttccggccgatgccatcctgtattacgcaatgaacaagaaagtgaatcacgacttcatcctgagattcaccgaaagaagatcttcatgtctatgcaagttttag